A section of the Halichoerus grypus chromosome 11, mHalGry1.hap1.1, whole genome shotgun sequence genome encodes:
- the LOC118552785 gene encoding folate receptor gamma-like has product MDMAWPMTQLLLLALVAAAWGAQPRTPGAGMDLLNVCMDAKHHKTKPGPEDKLHGQCTPWKEKACCSASTSQELHKDISLLYNFTSDHCGKMEPACKRHFIQDNCLYECSPNVGPWIREVNQSWRKKRFLHVPLCKEDCQQWWEDCRTSYTCKSNWQRGWNWTSGINKCPTGTTCRTFETYFPTPAALCEGLWSHSYKLSNYRRGSGRCIQMWFNPAQGNPNEEVARFYAQAMSAGALPRGLEPLLLSLALMQQLWLLG; this is encoded by the exons ATGGACATGGCCTGGCCCATGACACAGTTGCTGCTTCTGGCTTTGGTGGCTGCTGCGTGGGGTGCCCAGCCCAGGACTCCAGGGGCCGGGATGGACCTGCTCAACGTCTGCATGGACGCCAAGCACCATAAGACAAAGCCAGGACCCGAGGACAAGCTGCATGGCCAG TGCACTCCCTGGAAGGAGAAGGCCTGCTGCTCAGCCAGCACCAGCCAGGAGCTGCACAAGGACATCTCCCTCCTGTACAACTTCACCTCGGACCACTGCGGCAAGATGGAGCCCGCCTGCAAGCGCCACTTCATCCAGGACAACTGTCTCTATGAGTGctcacccaacgtggggccctgGATCCGGGAG gtGAACCAGAGCTGGCGCAAGAAGCGTTTCCTGCACGTGCCCCTGTGCAAAGAGGACTGCCAGCAATGGTGGGAGGACTGTCGCACCTCCTACACCTGCAAGAGCAACTGGCAGAGGGGCTGGAACTGGACCTCAG GAATTAACAAGTGTCCAACCGGGACCACCTGCCGCACATTTGAGACCTACTTTCCCACGCCTGCAGCCCTGTGTGAGGGCCTCTGGAGTCACTCCTACAAACTCAGCAACTACCGCCGAGGGAGCGGCCGCTGCATCCAGATGTGGTTCAACCCGGCCCAGGGCAACCCCAACGAGGAGGTGGCGAGGTTCTATGCCCAGGCCATGAGTGCCGGGGCCCTGCCCCGAGGGCTGGAGCCTCTCCTGCTCAGCCTGGCCCTGATGCAGCAACTCTGGCTGCTCGGCTGA
- the FOLR1 gene encoding folate receptor alpha — protein sequence MAQLVRTQLLFLLVGVAAVWAARPRTELLSVCMDAKHHKEKPSPEDQLHKQCSPWKKNSCCFANTSQEAHKDISYLYKFNWDHCGHMTPACKRHFIQDTCLYECSPNLGPWIQEVNQSWRKERILDVPLCKEDCQQWWEDCRTSYTCKSNWHRGWDWTSGYNQCPAGAACLPFHFYFPTSAALCREIWSHSYKLSNYSRGSGRCIQMWFDPAQGNPNEEVARFYAQAMSAGALPRGLEPLLLSLALTQQLWLLG from the exons ATGGCCCAGCTGGTGAGAACACAGCTGCTGTTCCTTCTGGTGGGGGTGGCCGCAGTATGGGCAGCCCGGCCCAGGACTGAGCTTCTCAGTGTCTGTATGGACGCCAAGCACCACAAGGAAAAGCCAAGCCCGGAGGACCAGCTGCATAAGCAG TGCAGCCCCTGGAAGAAGAATTCCTGCTGCTTCGCCAACACCAGCCAGGAAGCCCATAAGGATATTTCCTACCTGTACAAATTCAACTGGGACCATTGCGGACATATGACACCTGCCTGCAAAAGGCACTTCATCCAGGACACCTGCCTGTATGAGTGCTCCCCTAACCTGGGGCCCTGGATCCAGGAG GTGAACCAGAGCTGGCGCAAGGAGCGCATCCTGGACGTGCCCCTGTGCAAAGAGGACTGCCAGCAATGGTGGGAGGACTGTCGCACCTCCTACACCTGCAAGAGCAACTGGCACAGGGGCTGGGACTGGACCTCAG GCTATAACCAGTGCCCAGCGGGAGCCGCCTgccttcccttccatttctacttcCCCACATCGGCTGCTCTGTGCCGTGAAATCTGGAGTCACTCCTACAAACTAAGCAACTACAGCCGAGGGAGCGGCCGCTGCATCCAGATGTGGTTCGACCCGGCCCAGGGCAACCCCAACGAGGAGGTGGCGAGGTTCTATGCCCAGGCCATGAGTGCCGGGGCCCTGCCCCGAGGGCTGGAGCCTCTCCTGCTCAGCCTGGCCCTGACGCAGCAACTCTGGCTGCTCGGCTGA
- the FOLR2 gene encoding folate receptor beta, whose translation MAWRLIPLLLLLVWTASMCRARTRTDLLNVCMDAKHHKIKPGPEDKLHGQCTPWKEKACCSASTSQELHKDISLLYNFTSDHCGKMEPACKRHFIQDNCLYECSPNLGPWIREVNQSWRKERFLHVPLCKEDCQQWWEDCRTSYTCKSNWHRGWNWTSGINKCPTGTTCRTFETYFPTPAALCEGLWSHSYKLSNYRRGSGRCIQMWFDPAQGNPNEEVARFYAQAMSAGALPRGLEPLLLSLALMQQLWLLG comes from the exons ATGGCCTGGAGACTGATACCACTTCTGCTGCTGTTGGTCTGGACAGCCTCCATGTGCAGGGCCCGGACCAGGACAGACCTGCTCAACGTCTGCATGGACGCCAAGCACCACAAGATAAAGCCAGGCCCTGAGGACAAGCTGCATGGCCAG TGCACTCCCTGGAAGGAGAAGGCCTGCTGCTCGGCCAGCACCAGCCAGGAGCTGCACAAGGACATCTCCCTCCTGTACAACTTCACCTCGGACCACTGCGGCAAGATGGAGCCCGCCTGCAAGCGCCACTTCATCCAGGACAACTGTCTCTATGAGTGCTCACCCAACCTGGGGCCCTGGATCCGGGAG GTGAACCAGAGCTGGCGCAAGGAGCGTTTCCTGCACGTGCCCCTGTGCAAAGAGGACTGCCAGCAATGGTGGGAGGACTGTCGCACCTCCTACACCTGCAAGAGCAACTGGCACAGGGGCTGGAACTGGACCTCAG GAATTAACAAGTGTCCAACCGGGACCACCTGCCGCACATTTGAGACCTACTTTCCCACGCCTGCAGCCCTGTGTGAGGGCCTCTGGAGTCACTCCTACAAACTCAGCAACTACCGCCGAGGGAGCGGCCGCTGCATCCAGATGTGGTTCGACCCGGCCCAGGGCAACCCCAACGAGGAGGTGGCGAGGTTCTATGCCCAGGCCATGAGTGCCGGGGCCCTGCCCCGAGGGCTGGAGCCTCTCCTGCTCAGCTTGGCCCTGATGCAGCAACTCTGGCTGCTCGGCTGA